The segment ACTGTTCCTGGTCATGCTGATCACGCTGTTTCCGGAGATCGTGCTGTGGCTGCCGCGAACAGCGGGCATGGGCGTCTTCTAGGCGGGACAGGCGTCAGGAAAGTTCACGCTTAGCGAAGCGCGCGGCGTTTCGGGTCCGGGGCATTCTCCGGGCCCGGCTCTGCATGCGCCGGGACGGGTGCGGTCAGCCGGGGTAGCGGTGTCACCGTTGGTGACGGCGCATCAGAACCCCGCATGTCGTCTTCAACCGGGACCTGCCGGCGGCGACGATCCGGACCGGTGAACGATTGTGTCCGGACAAATGGCCGCGGATTTGTCAGCAGACTGTTCAGGCGCGCACCCACGCCCTTGACCGTGACCGGCTTGGCCAGGAATTCCGTCACACCGGCGTCACGCGCGGCTTCCACATGTTGCTTTTCCGAATAGCCGGTGATCATGAGAACGGGAACCCGGGTCGCCGGGTGGGTCAGATCATCGCGCAGCATGCGGGTGAATTCGAGACCGTTCACCGGTTCCATCATCATATCGGTGATGATCACATCGGGTATCATGAGCTTGCTGTCGTTAAGCGCCGTCACACCATTCCCCGCCTCGCGCACCTGGGCAACTGACAACGCCTCCAGAATGCTGCGCAGCAGGCGTCGCATATGATCATTGTCATCGACAATCATCACCACGAGTTCGGACAAATCACGGCCGTTCAGATTGGTCACAAGCTTCCCCGGTATCAGGCGTCTGGCATCTGGTGAACAGATACGCGTAAAAATAGCCAACAACCGTTAAACTAGGGCTTGTTTGGT is part of the Alphaproteobacteria bacterium genome and harbors:
- a CDS encoding response regulator; amino-acid sequence: MTNLNGRDLSELVVMIVDDNDHMRRLLRSILEALSVAQVREAGNGVTALNDSKLMIPDVIITDMMMEPVNGLEFTRMLRDDLTHPATRVPVLMITGYSEKQHVEAARDAGVTEFLAKPVTVKGVGARLNSLLTNPRPFVRTQSFTGPDRRRRQVPVEDDMRGSDAPSPTVTPLPRLTAPVPAHAEPGPENAPDPKRRALR